From the genome of Glycine soja cultivar W05 chromosome 14, ASM419377v2, whole genome shotgun sequence:
ATTacacttgcaagttgcaacataactaaatattaattaaataatgtacCGAATTGAAATAAGATTAAGGGTATGTTTgattaaaaagtatatatgtaattgtagtttttaattcatttttaagtgTTTTGGACTGATATATTGTATCCCTTGTAACCCAAAGCCTCCAATTCGTGTTGGCCCAACAGTAATAGGTTCTCTTAAGGTGCACTTTATAATATCACGTAATCATGCACATGCAATCAACACAATGTATATTGAAGGGGAAAAGCCTCTTAAGGTGCACTTTATTCCATTCCATTATGATAttatctcttgctttttcttctctctccttttttttataacaccATAATCAAATTCTTTCTATTGATATAATATTCTGAATACGACGAAgaattaatcacataatgaatacTTTCAACCCCAAACAAAATAGAATTTCTAGCTAAGAAATGCTttactaaattaattaacttgTCTTCTACCATATTGAATATTTATAAAAGGAGATAATCGAAAGAACAGTCTAATTTGGTTAAGAATTATTCTAcactcaaaaatatatttttcgttaCTGTGAATCTGATCCACTATCAACTTGCAATCTGACTCAATAATCACATGGTGAAAGTTTTGATTAGTGAGTCAAGTAAGAGTCTGTAATATAGCACTGACCTCTCCCAGTTTCCCTCCTTTCAAACTaacttgattttttcttttattgacttGAATTATGTGGAGTCTTTTGTTGGTAACTCTCCACCATTGTCAACTTCTAGAAAGTAAAATAGAGGATCACCCTGTCAAGGTCTTATGCTTTATTTATGTCCTAAGATGACATTAAAAGTATATTGAATTTTCTCTAATAATCGAATATTTTTGTCAGAAAATAttgcatattttatttcattcataatttttccTCCTATGAGTTGTACGTGATGATCATCTCATCAGACCAATGAATTTTAAAAcaccaaatatattttatcaaaaaataatcagtaagaaagtatattaaaatattcagaAAGGATCGtataaaacaataagaaaaaaggtttaaaaaaagtgtattaaaataataatgctaaaaatgaaaggaaaaacaaaagctaACTAAAGTAGTTTATGCAATTGGAAGAGTTTTATGGAAAGTTTGACTCCCATAAGCTCCTTTTAACTTATTTAGATACTCTCATGAAAATAGTTTAAATAAGATAAGAAGCTTGCTTACTAAATACTAAACATCTTAATTTGATCAaacaaactaataaattaagctAACTAATTAGTGATCGAATATGTATCAGACTAACTTACTGATATGTTAAACATACTCTTTAAGTATCagcaagaagaagaaataaaaactcAAATCATGCATGGAGTTGCTATgtaatatatagagagatgAAGTTACTCTAAGTTCATCATTCTCaccattcattatttttaaatttaacaattgaccattaaatttaaaaaaataataattgtgaggatgaaaaatgattttaaaagaattattctTAAAGTAACTTCAtcctcatatataataattatgataCACACGCGAATAAttgttgtaacaatagtttatgacaaactaaaaaaattactggttgagtcgcggacaatgtcgctttctttaagacggTTCGTGGCACTGCAAAACagactattcaagtgtttatcctcagCGATGCgagactttcttttttttttcaaactttcatttcatttaattcttttaaaaaactttagTGTATTAAACATTATATAAAGTTCAAAATTGTCTATTTAGTTTTTAAGAAAGTAGTGAAATCTTTCAAGAAAATGTTTCAGATTATCTTTACATGATATATTCGGACTTCGATTGTGAGACATCAAGCATTGGTAATGATTATTAACATTGCAAGTTTCTACACGCTTAATAACTGAGACAATGAATTGATCTGATAATTAAAGGCATCCTTTTTTTTTGCACGGCTAAGAGAAATTTCGTTGAATTGTGGTTGCTATGTCATAAGCAGTGAATAATAGCAGAACCCGAAAAAAAGTTACAGGGTATGAATAGTCCATAATACATAACCATGCAAAATgtagtaaaataaatacatttaaaaagatTTCCAAGTATTCCTGCATCAGAGTTTTTATCGCAAAATGTCACAAGCAGTCAACTTTTTTTCAAACATTAggtatcaataaaataaatgatttttcacatctataacataataaaagaaaataaaacatgaaatgggaacaaaaaattacaaagagaaaaaaacaataaaaattagattaaaaatttataaatttaaattctatatcaaatgatttttttttacataaaataacgttttaaaaaaatagcatgGTAAAGTACTAAAATAAGCTCATATTAAATAGAGTAAACAATTCATACATTTAGAttctaaaaaattgtaataaatcTTTAAAAGTCAACTCATTATAAtcttttattagttaattgtGTACAAATTTCTACATTATAATGCACAAAAATGAAACCTAATTGAAAACTTTTTTGGCAAGCACTCGGATCGGGTATTCATGAACCGTAAACGATCTAAGAAAATCCGACCCGATTGCGAACTAGGCGAACTTTGGCGGGAAAATCGTCTAGGGCACACAAGTgcatagagaaagaaagagagaatcgTGTTTCCGTCAAACAAACACTGATTCAACGATGGACGCCAATGGCAATTGGGAAGAGGACGATGACGAGGAGTTCGAGTTCTCACGGAACTATTTTCTGGCCAAGGAACTCGCCTCCTCCTCCGCCAAGAAATCGAAACACAAGCTCACCGACATCGATGTCGTTGATGAACAGGTTTCACTCGTAACTTGTGATTCTCAACAACGTTGTTCTTGTTCTATTCCTGAATGGCTCTTTTCTATTTCGTAATTTACTAGGAATTGAGGGATGCCGCGTCGAAAATTGAACCCAATCATGAATACGAGATCACTCTCTTGTTGGATTCGTACAAAACCATGTATCCTGAATGGATTTTTGCGCTAAGGTTCGAAAGAAaagatgtgatttttttttttttcatttctgaaGTGGTTTTTATGGTgagatgtttatttatttatttttggttgcttggatgattcaGGTGCGGTTTTGGGCTTCTGATGTATGGATTTGGATCAAAGAAGGCTCTGATTGAAGATTTTGCTTCAACAGAGCTGACAGAGTATTCTGTAGTTGTCATTAATGGATATCTTCAAACCATTAACTTGAAACAGGTTTGTTCCCCCATGTGTGATTAGAGCTCTGTTGTTTCTTTGCGGTGGCAAAAAAGggaggagaaaaataaaaaaaaagtaaaacttaggccttgtttgttttctgttttaaaaaaaaaacagatttctgttttctaaaacaatttttaaaacaaaaaaagtgagAGGAGAATCAAACAGGCTTTTAgatgtagttctttaagtgttTTTAGAACTGTTCCTCAATCAGAATTTGAGTTTCACTTTCACCTCAGTAATTTGTGTAATAAAAGTTtgcattaaaaattaacataggTTACCAAGATAAAACTCTAATTTAGATAGAAGAACAACACTAAAATCACCTACGGAATTGCTTCTAAGTTTTGTCCAAAAGTAAATTTTTGTATGAAGTATTATGAGTGTGATATGCTCTAAGCATGTTCTCTTGATCATACCATCACTAATACAATATAcattgtttaaaatatattaggtTGTTATAGCCTTAGCTGAAGTTCTGTGGGACCaaatgaaagctaaacaaaGGGTTTCCCACCGGGACTTACCCAAGAGCCAGCAGCCATCCAATTCTCAATCCATGGACGATCTTCTTACATTTTTGGATCAAGCAGAAATAGAGGatggtgatttttttgtttgtgttgttaTTCACAATATTGATGGACCTGGATTAAGGGACTCTGAAACCCAACGATATCTTGCTCGACTAGCTGCTTGTGCCCGGATTCGTGTTGTTGCCTCTATTGACCATGTTAATGCTCCTCTGTGTAAGTTTATTTAATACTGTTACGTTATCTTCTGCAAAATGTTTTATTCTTGTAAGTGCCATCTTTGTATATGCTTTAAACATATGTCTAGTTATATTAATTCTCCAAGGTTTGAATTGTTCTACCTTATTATCTatttgagatttattttgaGTGTTTGAATAGAAGTTTAATGGTGCAATATTAATGTACAATAAGAAAAGTATAAATGCCTTTGTAAaatgaaatgtttaaaatttttgtttgatcTATGCTGCACATTATTAGAGGTCCTATGAGGTTCTGATCATATGTTCTTATCTCTGATTAACTGGACAATAGGACTAAGTGGTATCTCACCCTTTCAGAAAGTTAAAGGATCAAGACTCTTTTTGGTCTTGATCCTTAAAATTCTAATAACATGCACTTCTTTGAAGTTGTTTGTAGGAGGAAAAAATTGAACTGTAAGATCAGAAATTCTGTGTTAGTTAAAGTAAGAGTCCACATATGGAGGAAAATATGGTAAAATCACATATGAGAGGGTTTGGTATCGTGAGAAGAAGAGAAGACCTAGAGAAGTGCTAAGAAGAGCAGGTCAAGTGGAGAATAGTCCAATAGTTAGAATTAGAGGTAAGACCAAGCAAAActccaaataaaaatattaaagaggACTTAGATCTAAATGGCCTCTATGAAAACTTGGTTCTGACTTCTGACAAGGCAGTGAGAAATGCCTTTATGCTATTGCTGTAGGAAAAGAAATGAAGGATGTGACTGTGTCAAGGTTCTTAATCTCTTGTCTATTGCCTAACAATTTCATCTTCTGCTGGCAGTTTGGGACAAGAATATGGCTCATACACAGTTCAATTGGTGCTGGTATCACGTTCCTACTTTTGCTCCTTACAAGGTGGAAGGCATGTTTTATCCTATGATTCTTGCACATGGTAGCGCCAGCCAAACTGTCAAAACAGCTACTATAGTTTTGTTAAGTTTGACACGCAATGCTCAGAGTGTATTCAAAATTCTTGCAGAACATCAACTCTCTCACCCTGACGAAGGCAAGTTTCTATCATTTACTTGGTATGTTCTTTTCATATCTAAggtttgttaaaaaatttcctttctttttttataggaaTGCCAATCAGTGATCTCTACTCAGTCTGTCGAGAACGTTTCCTTGTTAGCAGTCAGATTACACTGAATTCCCATTTGACTGAATTTAAAGACCATGAACTGGTCAAGATTAAGAAGCATTCTGATGGTCAAGATTGTTTGCACATCCCTCTGACAGCAGAAGCACTTCAGAAAGTTGTGCTCGAGATCAATTAGTAGATTCAAAATTGGATGATAAGCAGGCACtgtttattgaatgaaaatccAATTATTTGAAGCTCGTTCTTGATGGG
Proteins encoded in this window:
- the LOC114383501 gene encoding origin of replication complex subunit 2-like codes for the protein MDANGNWEEDDDEEFEFSRNYFLAKELASSSAKKSKHKLTDIDVVDEQELRDAASKIEPNHEYEITLLLDSYKTMYPEWIFALRCGFGLLMYGFGSKKALIEDFASTELTEYSVVVINGYLQTINLKQVVIALAEVLWDQMKAKQRVSHRDLPKSQQPSNSQSMDDLLTFLDQAEIEDGDFFVCVVIHNIDGPGLRDSETQRYLARLAACARIRVVASIDHVNAPLFWDKNMAHTQFNWCWYHVPTFAPYKVEGMFYPMILAHGSASQTVKTATIVLLSLTRNAQSVFKILAEHQLSHPDEGMPISDLYSVCRERFLVSSQITLNSHLTEFKDHELVKIKKHSDGQDCLHIPLTAEALQKVVLEIN